A genome region from Myroides fluvii includes the following:
- a CDS encoding aldehyde dehydrogenase family protein, whose product MKNEVEYRIEAAQRAYQRWSKMAVEDRIEYLKKVKEKLLINKERYGAVITQDMFKPLSQAIAEVEKSATLIDYYIAEGQAILQGRHIQTKWSETYIVHDPMGVILGVMPWNYPFWQVFRFAIPTLLAGNTVVLKHASNVPFSAKALESCFAVEGFEQVYFNLTMPGNEVEEVIEHPAVKGVSLTGSEPAGSAVAQKAGSLIKPVLLELGGSNAFIVTQDVDLDAIIPLAVNARFQNTGQSCIAAKRFLVHESLREVFTARLAEEAQKLKQGDVMSLATGIGLMAREDLAMELESLLKDSVALGARVVCGGQREKNWFEPTVVTDVTAEMPVFQHETFGPLAVVVGFNTIEEAIALSNDSHFGLGVSIFGNDVEKLKQYVHLFDDGAVFINEMVSSDPRVPFGGNKFSGIGREMSEEGLLAFVNKKTVVIK is encoded by the coding sequence ATGAAAAACGAAGTAGAATATAGAATTGAAGCAGCTCAACGTGCTTATCAAAGATGGAGCAAGATGGCCGTAGAGGATCGTATTGAATACCTTAAAAAGGTAAAAGAAAAATTGTTAATTAACAAAGAACGCTATGGGGCAGTTATTACCCAAGATATGTTCAAGCCATTGAGTCAAGCTATAGCAGAAGTTGAAAAAAGCGCGACACTCATTGATTATTATATTGCAGAAGGGCAAGCTATTTTACAAGGACGCCACATTCAAACCAAGTGGTCAGAAACGTATATCGTTCACGATCCCATGGGTGTTATCTTAGGGGTGATGCCGTGGAATTATCCTTTTTGGCAGGTATTTCGCTTTGCGATTCCCACCTTGTTAGCGGGAAATACTGTAGTGTTGAAACACGCAAGCAATGTTCCTTTTTCGGCTAAAGCTTTGGAATCTTGCTTTGCAGTTGAAGGGTTTGAACAGGTGTACTTCAATTTAACTATGCCCGGAAACGAGGTGGAAGAGGTAATTGAGCATCCTGCTGTAAAAGGAGTATCACTGACAGGAAGCGAGCCTGCTGGAAGTGCAGTGGCACAGAAAGCTGGGAGTTTGATTAAGCCTGTCTTGTTAGAGTTAGGGGGGAGTAACGCTTTTATTGTCACACAAGATGTCGATTTAGATGCGATTATCCCTCTAGCTGTTAATGCGCGTTTTCAAAATACAGGGCAGAGTTGTATTGCAGCGAAGCGCTTTTTAGTGCATGAATCGTTGCGCGAAGTGTTTACTGCTCGATTAGCAGAAGAAGCACAAAAATTAAAACAAGGAGACGTAATGAGTCTTGCTACAGGGATTGGACTCATGGCTAGGGAAGATCTCGCAATGGAGTTAGAAAGCCTGTTAAAAGACTCCGTAGCGCTAGGTGCTCGTGTCGTTTGCGGCGGCCAACGAGAAAAGAACTGGTTTGAGCCCACTGTAGTTACAGATGTTACTGCTGAAATGCCCGTATTTCAACACGAAACTTTTGGCCCCCTTGCGGTTGTGGTAGGATTCAATACAATAGAAGAGGCAATTGCCCTGAGTAATGACTCGCATTTTGGCCTTGGTGTTTCTATCTTTGGCAACGATGTTGAAAAGTTAAAGCAATATGTACACTTGTTCGACGATGGTGCAGTATTCATAAACGAGATGGTTAGCTCAGATCCTCGTGTGCCATTTGGGGGAAATAAATTTTCGGGAATAGGACGGGAAATGTCAGAAGAAGGGCTGCTCGCCTTTGTTAATAAGAAGACGGTTGTAATTAAATAG
- a CDS encoding M16 family metallopeptidase: MKKTYLLFGFIFSMSSVMHAQYKTLTKTDANGFTYEYVENDPAKARVYTLNNGLKVYLAQNHDEPRIQTYIPVRTGSNNDPEDSTGLAHYLEHMLFKGTSKLGTVNWGAEQALIKQISDLYEQHKNETDLEKKKAIYKKIDEVSKVASQYAVANEYDKSVASIGATGTNAHTWFDETVYKNAIPSNELEKFLIIEQERFSQLVLRLFHTELEAVYEEFNRGQDNDFWASHEKMMALLFPTSHYGTQTTIGTSEHLKNPSMIAIHNYFDQYYVPNNIAVVLVGDIQFDETIQLVNKYFGLMKKGVQPKEYVAVEQPIKGIKSAEVFSPQAERVEMGYRLGGAKTQDALYVTMIDMLLSNGQAGLIDLDINQKQRTLYAGSSPMIMKDYSVHQLTGMPNEGQTLEEVRDIMLEQIEKIKKGEFDEWLLQAVINELRKNSMQALEDNDAMASEMYQAFIQGRTWEEAVSEIDRMEKITKADIIRFANENYSDNYAIVYKRQGENKDLVRVENPGITPIDLNRDSESEFYKALNQVAVKDIQPEFVDFNKALKKEKIGKIKTTLYSIENTTNDLATVTYITPVGSDHDKKLSLALSYLDYIGTNTYSPADIRKEFYKLGVEYSLNTGTDKSYITISGLKENIPAGIKLLEHLLTDAKADQESYDNLVDQILKSRFDAKSSKGGIQRALNSYIVSGNQLSRFKDILSETDLQGIKPTELVGLLHKFFDYNQEVFYYGNDLAAVKKAIVANHNLGKGKVTPVKKEYAEPATDGTVYFAPYDMVQAEISYRGREEKFNKDFLATSSVFNSYFGGGMASVVFQEIRESKSLAYSAYAYYANAGKLDKYNYVMAYVGTQANKLPQAVDAMMDLMNDMPQAQNQFENAKNSALKNIATQRYTKAQIFYYWLSLQERGINYDINKDIFKQTQEMKMADLVNFFNQHVKGKTFNVGLLGKKENLDWEAVQKFGTIKELTLEDLFGY; the protein is encoded by the coding sequence ATGAAAAAAACATACTTATTGTTTGGTTTTATATTTTCGATGAGTAGTGTAATGCACGCTCAATATAAGACACTTACAAAGACAGATGCCAATGGATTTACATATGAATATGTAGAGAATGATCCAGCAAAAGCAAGAGTTTATACCTTAAATAACGGATTAAAGGTTTATTTAGCACAAAACCATGACGAGCCAAGAATCCAAACGTATATTCCTGTTCGCACAGGATCTAATAATGATCCAGAAGACAGTACAGGATTAGCACACTATTTAGAACATATGCTCTTTAAGGGAACCTCAAAATTGGGAACCGTTAACTGGGGAGCTGAACAAGCATTAATCAAGCAGATTTCAGATTTATACGAACAACATAAGAATGAAACTGACCTAGAAAAGAAAAAAGCTATTTACAAAAAAATAGATGAGGTTTCTAAGGTAGCATCACAATATGCCGTAGCAAATGAATACGATAAATCAGTGGCTTCTATCGGTGCAACAGGCACGAATGCGCATACTTGGTTTGATGAAACGGTTTATAAAAACGCCATTCCTTCTAATGAATTAGAGAAGTTCTTAATCATTGAACAAGAGCGTTTTTCACAATTGGTGTTGCGTTTATTTCACACAGAACTAGAAGCGGTTTACGAAGAGTTTAACCGTGGACAAGACAACGATTTCTGGGCGTCTCATGAAAAAATGATGGCGTTGTTGTTTCCAACTTCACATTACGGTACACAAACGACAATTGGTACGTCAGAGCACTTGAAGAACCCTTCAATGATTGCTATTCACAACTATTTTGATCAATATTATGTGCCAAATAATATTGCTGTTGTATTAGTGGGAGATATCCAATTTGACGAAACTATTCAATTGGTTAATAAGTACTTCGGCTTAATGAAGAAAGGAGTTCAGCCGAAAGAATATGTCGCGGTTGAACAACCAATCAAAGGGATTAAATCGGCAGAAGTTTTTAGCCCACAAGCAGAGCGCGTAGAAATGGGATACCGTTTAGGTGGCGCAAAAACACAAGATGCGTTGTATGTGACGATGATCGATATGCTTTTGAGTAACGGTCAAGCAGGTTTGATTGATTTAGACATCAACCAAAAACAACGTACATTATATGCTGGAAGTTCACCGATGATTATGAAAGATTATTCGGTTCACCAACTAACGGGTATGCCAAACGAAGGTCAAACACTGGAAGAAGTGAGAGACATTATGTTAGAGCAAATCGAAAAAATTAAAAAAGGAGAATTTGACGAATGGTTGCTACAAGCAGTAATCAATGAGTTGAGAAAAAATTCAATGCAAGCGCTAGAAGATAACGATGCCATGGCCTCTGAAATGTATCAAGCGTTTATTCAAGGTAGAACATGGGAAGAAGCAGTGAGTGAAATTGACCGTATGGAAAAAATCACCAAAGCAGATATTATCCGTTTTGCTAATGAAAATTACAGCGATAACTATGCGATTGTTTACAAACGTCAAGGAGAAAATAAAGATTTAGTTCGCGTTGAAAACCCCGGAATTACGCCAATCGACTTAAATAGAGATAGCGAATCTGAGTTTTATAAAGCGTTGAATCAAGTAGCAGTCAAAGATATTCAACCTGAATTCGTAGATTTCAATAAAGCGTTGAAAAAAGAAAAGATCGGTAAAATTAAAACGACTTTATACAGCATTGAAAATACAACCAATGACTTAGCTACAGTTACGTATATCACACCAGTAGGATCCGATCACGATAAAAAATTGAGCTTAGCTTTAAGTTATTTAGATTATATCGGAACCAATACATATTCTCCAGCTGATATCCGCAAGGAGTTTTATAAGTTAGGGGTAGAGTATTCATTAAACACGGGTACTGATAAATCCTATATCACGATTTCTGGATTAAAAGAAAATATCCCAGCTGGAATCAAATTGTTAGAGCACTTATTGACTGATGCAAAAGCAGATCAAGAGTCTTATGACAATTTAGTAGATCAAATCTTGAAATCTCGTTTTGATGCTAAATCAAGCAAAGGTGGAATTCAACGTGCTTTAAACAGCTACATTGTTTCAGGAAATCAATTGAGTAGATTTAAAGACATCTTAAGCGAAACGGATTTACAAGGAATCAAACCAACAGAATTAGTGGGTTTATTACACAAGTTCTTTGATTATAACCAAGAAGTATTCTATTACGGAAATGATTTAGCTGCTGTTAAAAAAGCCATTGTAGCCAATCACAATCTAGGAAAAGGCAAAGTGACTCCAGTGAAAAAAGAGTACGCTGAACCTGCAACAGACGGAACGGTTTACTTTGCTCCTTATGATATGGTACAAGCAGAGATTTCATACCGCGGAAGAGAAGAGAAATTCAACAAAGATTTCTTAGCGACATCAAGTGTATTTAACAGTTACTTTGGTGGCGGAATGGCGTCAGTTGTTTTCCAAGAAATTAGAGAGTCTAAATCATTAGCTTATTCTGCTTACGCATACTATGCGAATGCAGGAAAATTAGATAAGTACAACTATGTAATGGCCTATGTAGGAACACAAGCAAACAAATTGCCACAAGCCGTTGATGCGATGATGGATTTGATGAATGATATGCCACAAGCGCAAAATCAATTTGAGAATGCTAAAAATTCGGCGTTGAAAAACATTGCCACACAACGTTATACAAAAGCACAGATTTTCTACTACTGGTTAAGTTTACAAGAAAGAGGAATTAACTATGATATCAACAAAGACATTTTCAAACAAACACAAGAAATGAAAATGGCTGATTTAGTTAACTTCTTCAATCAACATGTAAAAGGAAAAACATTTAATGTGGGTCTTTTAGGGAAGAAAGAAAACTTAGATTGGGAAGCCGTTCAAAAGTTCGGAACCATCAAAGAATTGACATTAGAAGATTTATTCGGATATTAA
- a CDS encoding NAD-dependent epimerase/dehydratase family protein, with protein MGTKILIIGACGQIGSELTLKLRGIYGNEHVIASDIREGNDALMSSGPFEILNAMEFDAVAQVIEKHQVEEVYLMAALLSATAEKNPAFAWELNMNSLFHVLNLAKEGKIKKIFWPSSIAVFGPTTPRENTPQYTVMEPSTVYGISKQTGERWCEYYFNKYGVDVRSIRYPGLISWTTPPGGGTTDYAVDIFYKAIEDKQYNCFLSEKTGLPMMYMEDALAATVKIMQAPKESIKIRSSYNLGGISFTPEEIAAEITKHIPEFTIAYEPDFRQAIADSWPASIDDSCAQQDWNWSHKYDLSAMTAVMLENLSKVLKK; from the coding sequence ATGGGAACCAAAATATTAATTATTGGAGCTTGTGGACAAATTGGCTCTGAACTTACGTTAAAGTTGCGTGGTATCTATGGAAATGAGCATGTTATCGCTTCAGATATTCGAGAAGGTAATGATGCTTTGATGAGCTCAGGACCCTTTGAAATTCTAAATGCAATGGAGTTTGATGCCGTTGCTCAAGTGATTGAGAAGCATCAAGTAGAAGAGGTTTATTTAATGGCAGCTTTGCTTTCTGCAACTGCAGAAAAGAACCCAGCTTTTGCTTGGGAATTAAACATGAACTCTCTATTTCACGTCTTAAATTTAGCGAAAGAAGGAAAAATTAAAAAAATATTTTGGCCATCGTCTATTGCAGTATTCGGACCAACTACACCTAGAGAAAATACGCCACAATATACCGTGATGGAACCAAGTACAGTGTATGGAATTTCGAAACAAACCGGTGAGCGTTGGTGTGAGTATTACTTCAATAAATATGGAGTAGATGTGCGCAGTATCCGTTATCCGGGATTAATCTCTTGGACTACTCCTCCAGGAGGAGGAACAACGGATTATGCGGTGGATATCTTTTATAAAGCCATTGAAGACAAACAGTACAACTGCTTCTTATCTGAAAAAACAGGTTTACCTATGATGTATATGGAGGATGCTTTAGCGGCTACTGTCAAAATTATGCAAGCGCCAAAAGAGTCAATTAAAATCCGCTCGTCTTACAACTTAGGTGGAATTTCTTTTACTCCAGAGGAAATTGCAGCAGAAATTACCAAACATATTCCCGAGTTTACAATTGCTTATGAACCTGATTTTCGTCAAGCCATTGCAGATAGTTGGCCAGCAAGTATTGATGACAGCTGCGCACAACAAGATTGGAATTGGAGTCACAAGTACGATTTAAGTGCTATGACTGCGGTTATGCTTGAGAACTTAAGTAAAGTTTTAAAAAAATAA
- the pafA gene encoding alkaline phosphatase PafA, producing MNSKSTVITALCCLFSFALLASEKLEKPKLVVGLVVDQMRWDYLYRYADRYSEDGFKRLLNEGFSSENTLIDYVPTYTAIGHSTIYTGSVPAIHGIAGNDFIIQATGQNMYCTQDDSVQGVGGEGKVGQQSPKNLLVSTITDQLKLATNFQSKVIGIAIKDRGGILPAGHFANAAYWLDGKTGDWITSTYYMKDLPKWVKGFNKEKIVDTYYKQGWNTLYPMDTYTLSTADDNAYEETFKGEKKPTFPRDLVKLKKENGYELIKSIPQGNTITLDFAKRAIESEQLGNNPLNVTDFLAVSLSSTDYVGHQFAINSIEIEDTYLRLDRDIADFLTYLDQTVGKGNYTLFLSADHGAAHNPKFFADQKGNAGYFDTKVIRKDLNEKLAMKFGVADLVRSLSNYQVHFNYDAIETNDLDEDDLISTTIKVLKKVEGVAFVVDMNEAAESAVPQMLRERIINGYNYKRSGAIQIILEPQWFSGAKDGKGTTHGSWNSYDAHIPAVFLGWGVKPGKTTRQTHMTDIAPTIAQILKIEFPNGNIGTPIQEAIEQE from the coding sequence ATGAATAGTAAGTCAACGGTAATTACAGCCCTGTGCTGCTTGTTTTCATTTGCGCTTCTAGCGAGTGAAAAATTAGAAAAACCAAAATTAGTGGTAGGTCTTGTAGTTGATCAAATGCGCTGGGATTATTTATATCGTTATGCAGATCGATATAGTGAAGATGGATTTAAACGCTTGTTAAACGAAGGGTTTTCTAGTGAAAACACGCTAATTGATTATGTGCCAACCTATACGGCTATCGGACATAGCACGATTTATACCGGAAGTGTACCTGCGATACACGGTATTGCGGGAAATGATTTTATCATCCAAGCCACAGGTCAAAACATGTATTGTACACAAGATGATAGTGTACAAGGTGTTGGTGGAGAAGGAAAAGTAGGACAACAATCACCAAAGAACTTGCTGGTATCTACAATCACCGATCAATTGAAATTGGCAACGAACTTTCAGTCGAAAGTAATCGGAATCGCAATTAAAGATAGGGGAGGGATTTTACCGGCAGGCCATTTTGCCAATGCTGCGTATTGGTTGGATGGAAAAACAGGTGATTGGATTACGAGTACGTATTATATGAAGGATTTACCAAAATGGGTAAAGGGATTCAATAAAGAGAAAATAGTAGATACTTACTATAAACAAGGATGGAATACCCTATACCCAATGGATACGTATACATTAAGTACAGCAGATGATAATGCATACGAAGAAACATTCAAGGGAGAGAAGAAACCGACATTTCCACGTGATTTAGTAAAGCTAAAAAAAGAGAATGGATATGAGTTGATAAAGAGTATTCCACAAGGTAATACGATAACGCTTGATTTTGCTAAACGCGCCATTGAAAGTGAACAATTGGGGAATAACCCATTGAATGTAACGGATTTTCTTGCGGTGAGTTTATCTTCAACGGATTATGTTGGACACCAATTTGCAATTAATTCAATCGAAATCGAAGATACGTATTTGCGTTTAGATCGCGATATCGCTGACTTTTTAACGTATTTAGATCAAACAGTTGGAAAAGGGAACTACACCCTGTTTTTGAGTGCGGATCACGGAGCAGCACATAATCCCAAGTTTTTTGCTGATCAAAAAGGAAATGCCGGGTACTTTGATACCAAGGTAATCCGCAAAGATTTAAATGAGAAACTAGCCATGAAATTTGGGGTGGCAGACCTTGTGCGAAGCTTGTCAAACTATCAGGTTCACTTCAATTATGACGCAATTGAAACGAATGACTTGGATGAAGATGATCTTATTTCTACGACGATTAAAGTACTAAAAAAAGTAGAGGGAGTAGCTTTTGTAGTGGATATGAATGAAGCGGCAGAATCAGCTGTACCTCAAATGTTGCGTGAACGCATCATCAATGGGTACAATTACAAACGCAGTGGGGCAATCCAAATTATCTTAGAACCCCAGTGGTTTAGTGGAGCTAAAGATGGAAAAGGAACAACCCATGGAAGTTGGAATTCGTATGATGCCCATATCCCAGCTGTATTCTTAGGCTGGGGAGTGAAACCAGGTAAAACTACCCGTCAAACGCATATGACTGATATTGCACCAACAATTGCGCAAATCCTGAAAATTGAATTCCCGAATGGCAACATCGGAACCCCCATTCAAGAAGCAATTGAACAAGAATAA
- the mfd gene encoding transcription-repair coupling factor translates to MEIKKHFNEAMQTKKIASDLLKSRQPILFKGLVGSALSFQIESLFQQTELPFLLIFNDKEEAAYYLNDLEHFINKQDVLFYPGSYRRPYQIEETDNANVLLRAEVLNRISSRKKPAIIVSYAEAIFEKVVTKKVLEKNTLKVHVGDQLSIDFINETLFEYNFKRVDFVAEPGEFSVRGGIIDVFSFSNDNPYRLEFFGDEIDSIRTFDVETQLSVDKQKKITIIPNVENKFTAESRESFLEYIAEKTVIIAQNTAFIVDQLNHNFEKATAIFEKLNKTLKYSDPHQMFLHGDAFLRQVALFNYIELTETKPITPSKTVVFHTKPQPSFNKQFDLLVRDLNDNSDNGYTNYLFCANENQARRFKEIFDAMRDENQHQVVQQYKTIVTPIYEGFIDEEKQIACYTDHQIFERYHKFTLKNGYTKKQTITLKEITSLSVGDYVTHIDHGIGKFGGLQKIQVEGKTQEAIKLVYADNDIVYVSIHSLHKIAKYNGKEGAIPKVHKLGSSAWKNLKTKTKARVKHIAFNLIQLYAKRRTQKGFACAPDSYLQHELESSFIYEDTPDQLKATQEVKADMELERPMDRLVCGDVGFGKTEVAIRAAFKMVDNGKQVAILVPTTILAFQHFKTFSERLKDMPVRVSYINRFRTAKQKSEIIRDLEAGQIDILIGTHQLVNKNVVFKDLGLLIIDEEQKFGVAVKDKLKTISENVDTLTLTATPIPRTLQFSLMAARDLSVITTPPPNRYPIETNVVGFNEEIIRDAVSYEIERGGQVYFINNRIENIREVAGMIQRLVPDAKVGVGHGQMEGKKLEELMLAFMDGEFDVLVATTIIESGLDVPNANTILINNANNFGLSDLHQMRGRVGRSNKKAFCYFICPPYSVMTEEARKRIQALEQFSDLGSGFNIAMKDLEIRGAGDILGGEQSGFINEIGFETYQKIMQEAIEELKENEFKELYLEDQKEETKVFVRDCQIDTDFEILFPDEYINNITERLNLYNELSTITTETALKEYEQRLVDRFGPLPKQAIALLDSLRIKWHASNLGLEKVILKQGKMLCYFIGDQQSGFYTSPKFRQVLTFVQQSSHLCKMREKETKNGLRLMLSFEQVKSIKKALEYLSGIDKM, encoded by the coding sequence ATGGAAATAAAGAAGCATTTTAATGAGGCGATGCAAACGAAAAAAATTGCATCTGATTTATTAAAGAGTCGTCAACCTATCCTTTTCAAAGGTCTTGTTGGTTCAGCTTTATCCTTTCAAATAGAAAGTTTATTCCAACAAACAGAACTCCCTTTCTTATTAATTTTTAATGACAAAGAAGAGGCTGCTTATTATCTCAATGATTTAGAACACTTTATCAACAAGCAAGATGTTCTCTTTTACCCTGGGTCGTATCGTCGTCCTTATCAAATTGAAGAGACCGACAATGCCAACGTATTATTGCGTGCAGAGGTTTTAAATCGCATTAGTTCGCGTAAAAAACCGGCTATAATCGTATCGTATGCAGAGGCTATTTTTGAAAAAGTAGTAACGAAAAAGGTACTTGAAAAAAACACGTTAAAAGTACATGTTGGCGATCAGCTATCCATTGATTTTATCAACGAAACCCTTTTTGAATACAACTTCAAACGGGTTGATTTTGTTGCTGAACCCGGGGAGTTTTCTGTTCGAGGTGGTATCATTGACGTATTTTCGTTTTCGAATGACAATCCCTATCGCCTAGAGTTTTTTGGTGATGAGATTGACAGTATTCGAACGTTTGATGTGGAAACACAACTATCTGTGGACAAACAGAAAAAAATCACAATCATCCCCAATGTTGAAAATAAATTCACCGCAGAATCGAGAGAGAGTTTTTTAGAATACATTGCAGAAAAAACAGTTATAATCGCTCAAAACACCGCCTTTATTGTCGATCAACTCAATCATAATTTTGAGAAGGCAACGGCCATTTTTGAAAAGTTAAACAAAACACTGAAATATTCGGATCCGCATCAAATGTTTTTACATGGCGATGCTTTTCTACGCCAAGTTGCACTATTTAACTACATCGAATTAACAGAAACAAAACCTATTACACCCAGTAAAACGGTTGTGTTTCACACCAAACCACAACCTTCTTTCAATAAGCAATTTGATTTATTGGTTCGCGATTTGAATGATAATTCAGACAACGGTTATACCAATTATTTATTTTGTGCCAATGAAAACCAAGCCCGTCGATTCAAAGAAATATTTGATGCGATGCGCGATGAAAACCAGCATCAAGTAGTACAACAGTACAAAACGATTGTTACCCCCATATACGAAGGTTTTATTGATGAGGAAAAACAAATTGCTTGTTATACAGACCATCAAATTTTTGAGCGTTACCACAAGTTTACGCTTAAAAATGGCTACACCAAAAAACAAACCATTACCCTCAAAGAGATTACCTCTTTAAGTGTTGGTGATTATGTCACGCACATTGATCATGGGATTGGAAAATTTGGGGGCTTGCAAAAAATACAAGTAGAAGGCAAAACACAGGAGGCCATCAAATTGGTTTATGCAGACAATGACATTGTATATGTCAGCATTCACTCTTTGCACAAAATTGCCAAATACAATGGCAAAGAAGGCGCCATTCCCAAAGTGCACAAATTAGGTTCTAGTGCTTGGAAAAATTTAAAAACAAAAACGAAAGCACGTGTTAAACACATTGCGTTCAACTTAATTCAACTCTATGCTAAAAGGCGAACACAAAAAGGATTTGCGTGTGCGCCAGACAGTTATTTACAACACGAACTCGAAAGTTCGTTTATCTATGAAGATACACCCGACCAGCTAAAAGCAACTCAGGAAGTAAAAGCGGACATGGAGTTAGAGCGCCCTATGGATCGTTTGGTATGTGGAGATGTTGGATTTGGAAAAACAGAGGTCGCCATCCGTGCGGCTTTTAAAATGGTGGATAATGGCAAGCAAGTGGCTATTCTCGTACCTACGACAATTTTGGCTTTTCAGCATTTTAAAACGTTTTCTGAGCGTTTGAAAGATATGCCCGTTCGCGTGAGCTATATCAATCGATTCAGAACAGCCAAGCAAAAAAGTGAGATTATCCGCGACTTAGAAGCTGGACAAATCGACATCCTTATCGGTACCCATCAATTGGTGAACAAAAATGTTGTATTCAAAGATTTAGGATTACTCATCATTGACGAAGAACAAAAATTTGGGGTAGCCGTAAAAGATAAATTAAAGACGATTTCTGAGAATGTAGATACGTTAACGTTAACAGCAACCCCTATTCCGAGAACGCTACAATTCTCCTTAATGGCGGCACGAGATTTATCGGTTATTACCACTCCTCCCCCCAACCGTTATCCCATTGAAACGAATGTGGTGGGATTTAATGAAGAAATTATACGCGATGCCGTTTCCTATGAAATAGAACGCGGTGGACAAGTGTATTTCATCAATAACCGCATTGAAAATATTCGCGAAGTTGCGGGTATGATTCAGCGCTTAGTTCCCGATGCAAAAGTAGGGGTTGGCCATGGACAGATGGAGGGTAAAAAACTAGAAGAATTGATGCTAGCCTTTATGGATGGGGAATTTGATGTTTTAGTTGCTACGACCATTATTGAAAGTGGATTGGATGTACCTAACGCCAATACCATTCTAATTAACAACGCCAATAATTTTGGATTATCGGATTTACATCAAATGCGCGGTCGCGTAGGACGAAGTAACAAAAAAGCATTCTGTTATTTTATCTGTCCTCCTTATTCTGTAATGACAGAAGAAGCGCGTAAACGCATTCAAGCCTTAGAGCAATTTAGCGATTTGGGTAGCGGATTTAATATCGCGATGAAAGATTTAGAGATTCGCGGTGCAGGAGATATTTTAGGGGGTGAACAGAGTGGTTTCATCAATGAAATTGGTTTTGAAACCTACCAAAAAATCATGCAAGAGGCCATTGAAGAGTTAAAAGAAAACGAATTCAAAGAGCTATATCTCGAAGACCAAAAAGAGGAAACCAAAGTATTCGTTCGCGATTGTCAAATTGATACCGACTTCGAAATTTTGTTCCCTGATGAGTATATCAACAACATCACAGAACGATTAAATTTATATAACGAGTTAAGTACCATTACCACAGAAACGGCACTCAAAGAATATGAACAACGCTTAGTCGATCGTTTTGGACCACTTCCCAAGCAAGCTATTGCCCTTTTAGACAGCTTGCGCATCAAATGGCATGCGAGTAACCTTGGACTTGAAAAAGTAATTTTAAAACAAGGAAAAATGCTTTGTTATTTTATTGGGGATCAGCAATCGGGTTTCTATACCTCTCCAAAATTTAGACAGGTATTAACCTTTGTGCAACAGAGTTCTCACTTGTGTAAAATGCGCGAAAAGGAAACGAAAAATGGCTTGCGCTTGATGTTGTCTTTTGAACAAGTAAAATCAATCAAGAAAGCCCTAGAATATTTATCTGGAATAGATAAAATGTAA
- a CDS encoding trimeric intracellular cation channel family protein, with the protein MNELMDTFVKFWLTIAFVDVIEFFGTIAFAISGIRLASAKSVDWFGAFVVGFVTATGGGTLRDLLLGVTPFWMLTSVYVWCTIVALLLVIMFPQKLIRLNNTFLWFDSIGLGLFVVVGTEKTLALGYSFWVVVIMATITGVVGGMIRDILINEIPAIFRQEWYALACIFGVFIYYILQAIGLDAVIVQISTAASVFVIRLIATRYRLGLPTLKGES; encoded by the coding sequence ATGAATGAGTTAATGGACACCTTTGTGAAATTTTGGTTGACAATAGCGTTTGTCGATGTGATTGAGTTTTTCGGTACAATTGCTTTTGCTATATCGGGTATACGGTTGGCCTCTGCAAAGAGTGTCGATTGGTTTGGTGCCTTTGTCGTTGGATTCGTTACCGCTACTGGTGGGGGTACCCTGCGCGATTTGTTATTAGGGGTAACGCCTTTCTGGATGTTGACCAGCGTTTATGTTTGGTGTACGATTGTTGCCTTGTTGCTGGTAATCATGTTTCCGCAAAAATTAATCCGCTTAAATAATACCTTCTTGTGGTTTGATAGTATTGGATTGGGGTTGTTTGTTGTTGTAGGGACAGAAAAAACGCTAGCCTTAGGCTATTCTTTTTGGGTAGTGGTGATAATGGCTACGATTACAGGTGTTGTTGGCGGAATGATTCGCGATATCTTAATTAATGAGATTCCCGCTATTTTTAGACAAGAATGGTATGCGTTGGCGTGTATTTTTGGCGTGTTTATTTATTATATACTTCAAGCAATCGGATTAGACGCAGTTATTGTTCAAATTTCTACTGCAGCTTCCGTATTTGTAATTCGTTTGATAGCAACTCGTTATCGTCTGGGATTGCCAACACTTAAGGGGGAGAGCTGA